A DNA window from Coffea arabica cultivar ET-39 chromosome 6c, Coffea Arabica ET-39 HiFi, whole genome shotgun sequence contains the following coding sequences:
- the LOC113692681 gene encoding protein trichome birefringence-like, producing the protein MAEITKYQPINGRTLVTELKSQFYLLKNKKTVALAYGFIFAFIAFTIFLAFSPSPNSSSPWFSNIFSRSSFRGGTLNSSTPPILSDESHGSHFSSVFSYFFPNSSQQAINDSSAFESSPTSIARSQNSSSEQVNFSKGSPIVNNQTPSSELNDKVGVLKPNRSTTIPAPKSAEVLKNRTVNATPKSSSEMNNSSSDAKNQTQSKELESKGEVLKANQSTIGAVNSSEKANNSATSSAKSLPGKNNVSGVGEKRIAENGVGVKNLTSSLLKKQSNGASSSVSAKHRMDELVKGLVNCNLFDGNWVKDDSYPLYKPGSCSLIDEQFNCFLNRRPDSNYYKFRWKPKECILPRLDGGHMLELLKGKRLVFVGDSLNRNMWESLICILRNSVKDQKKVYEASGRQHFRTEASYSFVFEDYKFTVEFFVTPFLVQEWEFQDKNGKKKETLRLDLVGHSADKYKSADIIIFNTGHWWTHDKTALGKDYYQEGSHVYSELNVLEAFRKALTTWARWVDAKVNPAKSLVFFRGYSASHFSGGQWNSGGACDHETEPIKNETYLSQYPSKMVVLEKILRNMKTPVSYLNVTRMTDYRKDGHPSVYRKQSLTEEERRSPLRYQDCSHWCLPGVPDSWNELLYAELLVKRYQKQLQQHKRP; encoded by the exons ATGGCAGAAATAACCAAGTATCAACCTATCAATGGAAGAACTTTGGTGACAGAGCTCAAGAGCCAATTCTATCTGctcaaaaataagaaaacagTAGCTTTGGCTTATGGCTTCATCTTTGCTTTTATTGCTTTCACAATTTTCTTAGCTTTTAGTCCTTCTCCAAATTCTTCTTCCCCTTGGTTCTCCAACATTTTTAGCAGAAGTAGCTTCAGGGGCGGTACTTTAAACTCATCTACTCCTCCAATTTTGTCTGATGAGTCTCATGGATCTcatttttcttctgttttttcttacttttttcccaACTCTTCACAGCAAGCAATTAATGACTCTTCTGCTTTTGAGTCATCGCCAACCAGCATTGCTAGATCCCAGAACAGTTCATCTGAGCAAGTAAATTTCAGTAAAGGGTCCCCAATTGTCAATAATCAGACTCCGAGTTCTGAGTTGAATGATAAAGTTGGAGTCTTGAAGCCAAATCGGAGCACAACAATTCCAGCACCAAAATCTGCTGAGGTTCTGAAGAATCGGACTGTGAATGCAACACCAAAATCTTCTTCTGAAATGAATAATAGTTCATCAGATGCCAAGAATCAGACTCAGAGCAAAGAGTTGGAGAGTAAAGGTGAAGTCTTGAAGGCAAATCAGAGCACTATTGGGGCTGTAAATTCATCCGAGAAGGCAAACAATAGTGCAACTTCATCAGCCAAATCCTTGCCTGGAAAGAATAATGTGAGTGGGGTTGGAGAAAAAAGAATTGCAGAGAACGGTGTGGGAGTTAAGAATCTCACATCTTCTTTGCTGAAGAAACAGAGTAATGGGGCTAGTTCTAGTGTCTCTGCAAAGCATAGGATGGATGAATTGGTGAAGGGTTTGGTGAACTGTAATCTGTTTGACGGGAATTGGGTGAAAGATGACTCCTACCCTTTATACAAGCCCGGTTCTTGCTCTCTGATTGATGAACAATTCAATTGCTTTCTCAATCGTAGACCTGATAGTAATTACTACAAGTTCAGGTGGAAGCCAAAAGAATGCATCCTTCCAAG GTTGGATGGAGGCCATATGCTGGAGTTGTTGAAAGGAAAGAGATTGGTATTTGTTGGCGATTCTCTCAATCGGAATATGTGGGAATCTCTTATTTGCATCCTCAGAAACTCCGTCAAAGACCAGAAAAAGGTCTATGAAGCATCTGGAAGACAACATTTCCGAACAGAAGCTTCTTATTCCTTTGTATTTGAA GACTACAAGTTCACTGTGGAGTTTTTTGTGACTCCTTTCTTGGTTCAAGAATGGGAATTCCAGGAtaaaaatgggaaaaagaaggaaactcttcgacttgatttggttgggcaTTCTGCTGATAAATATAAAAGTGCAGATATCATTATTTTCAACACAGGGCACTGGTGGACTCATGACAAGACGGCACTGGG AAAGGATTATTATCAAGAAGGCAGCCATGTGTACAGCGAATTGAATGTTCTTGAGGCGTTCAGAAAAGCTTTAACGACTTGGGCGAGATGGGTTGATGCCAAAGTAAATCCGGCAAAAAGCCTCGTTTTCTTCAGAGGCTATTCTGCATCTCATTTCAG TGGTGGGCAATGGAATTCTGGCGGCGCGTGTGACCATGAAACTGAGCCGATAAAGAATGAGACATATCTGTCTCAGTATCCATCCAAGATGGTCGTGCTGGAGAAAATCTTGAGGAATATGAAAACCCCCGTCTCATACCTCAACGTTACAAGAATGACAGATTATCGGAAGGATGGACACCCCTCGGTGTATCGGAAACAAAGTTTGACAGAGGAGGAGAGGAGATCACCTTTGAGGTACCAAGATTGCAGCCATTGGTGTCTCCCTGGGGTGCCTGATTCTTGGAATGAGCTACTTTATGCAGAACTTCTGGTAAAACGATACCAGAAGCAGCTGCAACAGCATAAAAGACCGTAG
- the LOC113692329 gene encoding homeobox-leucine zipper protein HAT14 isoform X2, translated as MELALSLGDTPKPFTFLDKAQKVVNRDLGFCMGLGKGAADRGGDHQSRNSRESDGERRGSSDPPVQLDLLPFSPVPRSQTSSSQLSFSWLTQHLTVAAEPGSSNGFTRAVDVNRRSLGVDKGGEEGTTALSSPNSAASSFQMDFSIYRSGSRSNKRSENEAENDIRGGMASSRASDEDENGMARKKLRLTKEQSAFLEESFKEHNTLNPKQKLALAKQLNLRPRQVEVWFQNRRARTKLKQTEVDCEYLKRCCETLTEENRRLQKELQELRALKSSQPFYMQLPATTLTMCPSCERVASTSTAATANTNVTSPPAAAADIANTTLSLAKPRQTQMVPFSPLQVQGPQAAL; from the exons ATGGAGTTAGCTTTGAGCCTAGGTGACACCCCAAAACCCTTTACATTTCTTGACAAAGCCCAGAAAGTGGTGAATAGAGATCTAGGGTTTTGCATGGGTTTAGGAAAGGGTGCTGCTGATCGAGGTGGTGATCATCAGAGCAGAAATAGTAGAGAAAGTGATGGTGAAAGAAGAGGGTCATCAGATCCACCGGTTCAGCTTGATCTACTTCCTTTCTCTCCGGTTCCAAGAAGTCAAACTTCTTCATCCCAGCTCAGTTTTTCTTGGCTGACACAACACT TGACTGTAGCTGCCGAACCGGGTTCGTCCAATGGATTCACGAGGGCGGTGGACGTGAACCGGAGATCATTGGGAGTGGACAAGGGCGGCGAGGAAGGGACCACAGCTCTGTCCTCACCAAACAGCGCAGCCTCATCTTTCCAGATGGACTTTTCAATCTACAGAAGCGGATCAAGATCAAACAAAAGATCAGAGAATGAAGCAGAGAATGATATTAGAGGAGGGATGGCTTCTTCTAGAGCAAGTGATGAAGATGAAAATGGAATGGCCAGAAAAAAGCTTAGACTTACAAAAGAACAGTCTGCCTTTCTTGAAGAAAGCTTCAAAGAACACAATACCCTCAACCCA AAACAAAAGCTAGCTTTGGCAAAGCAATTGAATCTTCGTCCTCGCCAAGTAGAAGTGTGGTTCCAGAACAGAAGAGCAAG GACCAAGTTGAAGCAGACAGAAGTAGATTGTGAGTATTTAAAGAGGTGCTGCGAAACACTGACAGAAGAGAATAGGAGGTTGCAAAAGGAGCTACAAGAATTACGAGCCTTAAAATCTTCCCAGCCTTTCTACATGCAACTCCCTGCCACCACTCTCACCATGTGTCCCTCTTGTGAGCGCGTTGCCTCCACCTCCACCGCCGCCACCGCCAACACTAACGTCACATCTCCACCGGCAGCCGCTGCTGACATTGCTAATACAACACTCTCTCTTGCCAAGCCGAGGCAGACTCAAATGGTTCCGTTTTCACCATTACAAGTTCAAGGTCCACAGGCTGCCCTATGA
- the LOC113691987 gene encoding peroxidase A2 — protein sequence MKTLSFPSLFVLTSFFLGAIQLHVSNAQLNATFYSNTCPNVSAIVQNVIQQALQSDPRIGASLIRLHFHDCFVDGCDASILLDNNGTLRSEKDAAPNTNSARGFDVVDKIKTAVENSCPGIVSCADILALAAESSVSLSGGPSWNVLLGRRDSKTANQAGANTSIPAPFESLSNITAKFTAVGLNINDLVALSGAHTFGRAQCRLFSSRLYNFSGSGNPDPSLNTTYLATLRQICPQNGSTTALANLDFTTPNTFDNNYFSNLQTNQGLLQSDQELFSTPGAATISIVNTFSSNQNAFFQSFAQSMINMGNISPLTGTNGEIRSDCKKVN from the exons ATGAAAACGCTTTCTTTTCCGTCTCTCTTTGTACTAACCAGCTTTTTCTTAGGTGCAATTCAGCTGCATGTATCGAATGCTCAGTTGAATGCAACATTTTACTCAAACACATGTCCAAATGTATCTGCCATTGTCCAAAATGTCATACAACAGGCTTTGCAGTCTGATCCGCGTATTGGTGCAAGCCTCATTCGACTTCATTTCCACGATTGCTTTGTTgat GGATGTGATGCTTCGATTTTACTGGATAACAACGGAACTTTGAGAAGTGAGAAAGATGCAGCTCCCAATACCAACTCTGCTCGCGGTTTTGATGTTGTTGACAAGATAAAGACTGCTGTTGAAAATTCTTGTCCTGGTATTGTCTCTTGTGCAGATATTCTGGCACTTGCTGCTGAATCATCTGTCTCTCTG TCAGGAGGACCTTCATGGAATGTGCTACTGGGGAGGAGGGACAGCAAGACAGCAAATCAAGCAGGAGCCAATACCTCTATTCCCGCTCCCTTTGAAAGCTTAAGCAACATTACTGCAAAGTTTACCGCCGTTGGACTCAACATAAATGATCTTGTAGCATTGTCTG GGGCTCACACATTTGGACGAGCTCAATGTCGATTATTCAGCAGTCGACTTTACAACTTCAGTGGATCTGGCAATCCTGATCCATCACTAAACACAACATACTTGGCTACCTTGCGCCAGATATGCCCACAGAATGGGAGCACAACTGCTTTGGCCAATCTTGATTTTACCACACCTAATACATTCGACaataactatttctctaacctcCAAACCAATCAAGGCCTGCTTCAATCAGATCAAGAGCTGTTCTCCACTCCAGGTGCTGCAACGATTTCCATAGTGAACACTTTCAGTAGTAATCAGAATGCATTCTTCCAAAGCTTCGCGCAATCCATGATCAATATGGGGAATATTAGTCCTTTAACAGGTACTAATGGAGAGATCAGGTCAGATTGTAAGAAGGTTAATTGA
- the LOC113692329 gene encoding homeobox-leucine zipper protein HAT14 isoform X1: MELALSLGDTPKPFTFLDKAQKVVNRDLGFCMGLGKGAADRGGDHQSRNSRESDGERRGSSDPPVQLDLLPFSPVPRSQTSSSQLSFSWLTQHSVTVAAEPGSSNGFTRAVDVNRRSLGVDKGGEEGTTALSSPNSAASSFQMDFSIYRSGSRSNKRSENEAENDIRGGMASSRASDEDENGMARKKLRLTKEQSAFLEESFKEHNTLNPKQKLALAKQLNLRPRQVEVWFQNRRARTKLKQTEVDCEYLKRCCETLTEENRRLQKELQELRALKSSQPFYMQLPATTLTMCPSCERVASTSTAATANTNVTSPPAAAADIANTTLSLAKPRQTQMVPFSPLQVQGPQAAL, encoded by the exons ATGGAGTTAGCTTTGAGCCTAGGTGACACCCCAAAACCCTTTACATTTCTTGACAAAGCCCAGAAAGTGGTGAATAGAGATCTAGGGTTTTGCATGGGTTTAGGAAAGGGTGCTGCTGATCGAGGTGGTGATCATCAGAGCAGAAATAGTAGAGAAAGTGATGGTGAAAGAAGAGGGTCATCAGATCCACCGGTTCAGCTTGATCTACTTCCTTTCTCTCCGGTTCCAAGAAGTCAAACTTCTTCATCCCAGCTCAGTTTTTCTTGGCTGACACAACACT caGTGACTGTAGCTGCCGAACCGGGTTCGTCCAATGGATTCACGAGGGCGGTGGACGTGAACCGGAGATCATTGGGAGTGGACAAGGGCGGCGAGGAAGGGACCACAGCTCTGTCCTCACCAAACAGCGCAGCCTCATCTTTCCAGATGGACTTTTCAATCTACAGAAGCGGATCAAGATCAAACAAAAGATCAGAGAATGAAGCAGAGAATGATATTAGAGGAGGGATGGCTTCTTCTAGAGCAAGTGATGAAGATGAAAATGGAATGGCCAGAAAAAAGCTTAGACTTACAAAAGAACAGTCTGCCTTTCTTGAAGAAAGCTTCAAAGAACACAATACCCTCAACCCA AAACAAAAGCTAGCTTTGGCAAAGCAATTGAATCTTCGTCCTCGCCAAGTAGAAGTGTGGTTCCAGAACAGAAGAGCAAG GACCAAGTTGAAGCAGACAGAAGTAGATTGTGAGTATTTAAAGAGGTGCTGCGAAACACTGACAGAAGAGAATAGGAGGTTGCAAAAGGAGCTACAAGAATTACGAGCCTTAAAATCTTCCCAGCCTTTCTACATGCAACTCCCTGCCACCACTCTCACCATGTGTCCCTCTTGTGAGCGCGTTGCCTCCACCTCCACCGCCGCCACCGCCAACACTAACGTCACATCTCCACCGGCAGCCGCTGCTGACATTGCTAATACAACACTCTCTCTTGCCAAGCCGAGGCAGACTCAAATGGTTCCGTTTTCACCATTACAAGTTCAAGGTCCACAGGCTGCCCTATGA
- the LOC113692879 gene encoding uncharacterized protein, which yields MGDGMNLDLNLGPIDHSSENTEPRSGSFPDETMNLEDWLGDGPLNRAIEPFRQRRRWRSVWRQLQVPLETRDIAMELIGGSGLQAGEGSVAAEDAPVDVVKTCENNNVFLEDEALGKDDDEKGNSEAGSFFDCNVCLDLAKDPVVTCCGHLFCWPCLYRWLHVHSDAKECPVCKGEVTMKTVTPIYGRGKNARQLEDDSNLKIPLRPQARRVESFRQSLQRTAFTVPMEEMIRRLTSRYDLYQVHSHNADAPRDSPERSHSLLNRILTSRGMRREQNNVISPDDVVDFTQSSPTNSEVGETRRISSLLLRRSHPNQAAISHLTSTLSSTERLVESYFRNNPVDRTQEQTLPVDDRDSISSIAAVIQSESQTVDTAVEIDSTVSLSTSSSRRRNDASRISDVDSGDSRPHRRRRLG from the coding sequence ATGGGAGACGGGATGAATCTTGACCTCAATTTGGGGCCTATTGATCATTCTAGCGAAAATACTGAGCCCAGGTCGGGATCGTTTCCTGACGAGACCATGAATTTGGAGGACTGGTTAGGTGATGGTCCTCTTAATAGGGCTATAGAACCATTTAGGCAGAGAAGACGGTGGCGGTCGGTTTGGAGACAACTACAAGTGCCACTTGAAACAAGGGACATTGCTATGGAGCTAATTGGTGGGAGTGGATTACAAGCTGGTGAGGGTAGTGTTGCAGCAGAGGATGCACCGGTGGATGTGGTTAAAACGTGTGAGAACAATAATGTGTTCTTGGAAGATGAGGCTTTGGGAAAGGACGATGATGAAAAGGGCAATAGCGAAGCAGGAAGCTTTTTTGATTGCAATGTATGCTTGGACCTGGCCAAGGACCCTGTTGTGACTTGTTGCGGCCACTTGTTTTGTTGGCCTTGCCTCTATAGGTGGTTACATGTTCACTCAGATGCCAAGGAGTGTCCAGTTTGTAAAGGGGAAGTAACCATGAAAACTGTTACCCCAATCTATGGCCGGGGAAAGAATGCCCGACAGTTAGAGGATGATTCAAATCTGAAAATCCCTCTGAGGCCCCAAGCACGACGTGTTGAGAGCTTCAGACAATCTCTACAAAGGACTGCTTTTACCGTTCCTATGGAGGAAATGATTCGGCGTCTTACCAGTAGGTATGATTTGTATCAGGTTCATTCCCACAATGCTGATGCTCCACGGGACTCACCTGAAAGAAGCCATTCGCTGCTCAACAGGATCCTGACATCAAGAGGTATGCGCAGAGAGCAGAATAATGTAATATCACCAGATGATGTAGTTGACTTTACACAGAGCAGTCCTACCAATTCAGAGGTGGGGGAAACCCGACGAATTTCGTCACTCTTGCTTCGTAGATCGCATCCAAATCAAGCTGCTATCTCTCATCTGACATCCACCTTGAGTTCTACAGAAAGGTTAGTTGAATCCTACTTCCGTAACAATCCCGTTGATAGGACTCAGGAGCAAACTTTGCCAGTGGATGATAGAGATTCTATCTCAAGCATCGCTGCTGTCATACAGTCGGAGAGTCAGACAGTAGATACTGCAGTTGAAATAGATTCCACAGTTTCACTCTCCACTTCATCTTCCAGAAGAAGGAATGATGCTTCAAGAATTTCAGACGTGGACAGTGGAGATTCACGTCCCCATAGGAGGAGAAGATTGGGTTGA